A stretch of DNA from Noviherbaspirillum sedimenti:
GCCAGTTTCAGTGGCTTCCGACTGGCATTCGCTGGCTTTCCGATTACACTGAAAAATTCGCGCACCCACCGGAGGCATCCTCATGTCCGAACTGATTTCCGTAGCCTATCCGGATGCCTACAAGGCGGCCGACGTGCTCAATGCCATGCGGCGCCTGCAAAGCGAATACCTGATCGACCTTGAAGATGCAGCCTATATCACCAAGGATCAGGAAGGCAGGATACGCTTGCACCAGTCCGTCAACATCCCGGTCATTGGTGCCGTTTCCGGCACCTTCTGGGGCGCCCTGATCGGCATGATTTTTCTCAACCCCTTGCTGGGGGCAGCCATTGGCGCCGGCAGCGGCGCCCTGACTGGCGCCATTGCCGACTACGGCATCAACGATGACTTCATGAAAGGTCTGGCCGCCGAGTTGCGTCCGGACAGTTCAGCACTGTTCATCCTCGCGCGCCGCTACACGCCGGACAAGGTCATCGCGGAACTGGCGCAGTTTGGCGGCACTGTTTTACGCACCTCGCTGAGCAAGGAAGCCGAAGTGCAGCTGCAACATGCACTGGATGGCGAAGGCTTGCCGCCCGCCGACGCATTTCCCGCGACGACGGCAGCTGCGCCCAGCAATGCGCAATCCACACCGCCCTGATCAAGCGCAAAGCTGATCCGGCAAAACAGGTTGTAATGAAATGTGCGGTACATGCCGGCTACCTCTCTACACGGAATCAAAAGGAGCACCTTCATGAATCCAGAATATTCATCTTCTTCCCCCACTACTTCTTCAGACGTGAATGCCGCTTATCTTGGCAGTGGCATGGACGAAATGTCACAAGAGGAATTGGGAAAGGAAAGCCGTTCCACAGCAAGCGGCAGCAAACGCACTGGCGAGTCCCTGCGTACCGAACTAGGCAACCTGAAAAGCGACCTCGATACCCTGATCGGCCGTGCCACCAACCTGTCGGATACTGAATTGCGCCAGGAATATGCGCGCCTGATGACAAAATTCAGCTCGCTGCGGGCCGCCGCCAAGGGCGTGGCAGAACAAGCCGGCCAACAGCTTAACCGCGGCATGGACGCCACCTCCGGCTACGTACGCGAAAAGCCGCTGCAATCCGTGGCGGTGGCAACTGGTGTAGGAATGATGCTGGGCATGCTTTTTCATCGCCGTTGATGTAGCGCAGTCACATGCTGAATACCTTACGCAAATCCAGAAAGTTGTACGCGATCGCTTTGGATCGCCTGCACGATTACAAAGAATTGTTGCGTATCGAGTTGCAATTACAGGGACGCGGCGTGGGCGTGCAAATCGCCGCCTATATGCTGGCCGGACTGATGGCCGTGTTGGCCGTGACATTCATCGGCATCGCGATTATCGTCACGGCCTGGGACACGCCCTATCGCAGCGCGGCAGCCTGGCTGGTGGCCGCCTTGTATGCCTTGCTGGCGGGCATCTGCATGGTTTTTGTACGGAAGTACCACGCCGAATCGGCGCTCACGACGCTAAAAAGCGAATTGCAACGCGATTACAAGGTTTTGAAGGAGAGCCTGTGAATGCACACCATTCCTTGTCAGAGGAAAAACAGGCCCTGCTGGAGAGGATGCAGGCAAGCCGGGGCGCTTACCAGCGTATGTTGTTGGGTCAGGATGAAAATGAAGCAAGCCTGGTAGCGGATGCCCCCGTAAATTCATTTCCAAAGAGTAAAACAGTCAGATGGATTCGTGACCATCCTTATTTGACGCTACTGGGACTGACTGCCGTGGTCCTTGCCAGCCGACGGGCACCGCGCCAGGCAGCCCGTTCCCTGCTTCATAAAGGCGGCAACGCGGCCATGGCGCTCTCGCGCAATCAACAGGCGATCCGCTCGGCCATCGGGATTGTCGCCCTGCTGGCACGCGCGATCGACAAACGCCGTCCTCACTAAAGAATAATTAGAGGGCTTGACAGCTTAATTTGGCAACTTAATTTGACAGCTTAATTTCCATCATCACCGCCGGCGCTTTCCCTACCTGATTCCCCATTCCGTCCGGCCTTCTTGCCTGCCGCTACAGCGGGCTTGCCCGGCCACGCAAATGTCAATTGGCGCGTCGGTGCCTTGCCGCCCTTGACCAGTACGGTACGATCGATCGCCTGGCCGCCAGTTTCCGCATGAATACGGTAGCCGCCGCCAGCCGGCAAATCCACCAGCAAAATCGGTCCGTCGCAAGTGGTATCGAGCACCGACTTGCCATGCGCATCCTTGATCGAAACATTGACATCAGCGACATAGTTGCCGCTTTTCTCGGCAAAAGTCATCATTAAATCGTAATCACGCGCCGCCGTCTGTTTCATGTAAGTCGATTCATCCTCGCCGATGCCGCCGCACATGTAGGTCACACCATCTTTGGTCTGCTGTGGCTTGACACCAACAGTGGTGGCGGCCGCCGGTCTGGATTGCGCAATCGTCGGTGTTATCAATTGCCCGCTGCTGCCAGACGGCGCCATTTCCGTGCTGGACGCTCCCGACGACAGGGTGCCGCTTGTGTCCGCCGGCTTTTCTGCCGGCGCGACTGCACCGGCTTCGCTACCCATGGTGGGCATCGGCATCCGGCTGGGCCCAGTCGGATGCGTCGTTGTTCCAGGGTTTGCCATACGACCCGGCGCCTGCTCCGGTGCCGGCCGGTCGGATTGCGCCATGGCGGCAGATGAAACCAGGCCGAGCGCCATCAGGAATGTGCTGCATGCTTTCATGATTGATCCTCCTGTGCAAGATTGAGGAATCGGCTGCCGGGCCAGCTAGGGGGCGTCGCGCATCGGCACATTTGACGCGTTTGAAGCCGGCGACACAGAGAGCGGCGGCGGCATACCCACGTCATCCGGGATACGCCATTGCGCCGCTTTCTGCAGATAATCCATGACCTGAACATCGTCCAGCGGCGCCGAATCGGTATACCATTGCTCGATAGAACTCATCCATTCAGGCACCTCCTGGCATATCACGGCATCGGCTTCAAGCCGCAATTCCGCAATACTGTCGCCTGTCCCCACCGGTATGGCGACGATGATTTGCGCCGGATGCTCATGGCGCAAGGCCCTGACCGCCGCCAGCATTGTCGCCCCTGTGACAAGACCATCGTCCGCGACAATCACCACCCGGTCCTTGAGTTCCAGTTGTGGACGGATGGCACGATAGGCGCGCTCGCGCCGCTGTATTTCCCGCAATTCGCGGCGCGCCGTGGCTTCGATCACATCCGGCGGGATGTCCATCATGGCGATTGTTTCCGGACGCAAAACACAAACGCCCCGGCTGCTCACCGCGCCCAGGGCCATGTCTTCGTGTCCAGGAACGCCGAGCTTGCCGACCAAGAAAACATCCAGCGGCGACTCCAGGCTGGCGGCAATTGCATAACCGACCGGCACACCGCCACGAGGCAAGGCCAGTACAATAACGTCGCGCCGACCGGCATATTTTTCAAGCTGCCGGGAGAGCAGCTGCCCCGCCTGCAGGCGATCGGGAAAGGGAAGCATGGTTGCCTGCATATTCAGAAATCAATGAACAGACTAAAAAACTGCGGCATCGTGACAATGCAGTTCAAGTCTTTTCCATAAGAGAAGACTGGCACTGCATCAACTGTACTTCGCACCTGAACTTCACAACTGAACGTCTCACCTGAACTTCGACATCCGGATGCACCCCGGGTTCGCCTGCCACATCAGATTGCCACGCAAGTCTGATGTCCCACACTGCCTTCATACCTGCAAGCGGCCGCACTTACCCTCTTCCGGCTCGGGCTCCAGGGAAGAGGATGCTTTGCTGGCCGGCCGGGCATAATTGAAAATTGCCTGGTGCACCGCTTCCATTTGCATGCCAGACTGCATTTTCGGCTTGGACGGAACCACCGGTGTTGGCGGCATACTCGGGCGATTACAGGCCACCAGCAGCATCAGCAACACGCTCGCCAGCGCGAGGCGACTCATTTTTGCCGCGTCCAATTCCCTTGCGACAAATATCTCCGGAATGCTGTTTGCCATGTTCTTCCCCGTGGATGTTTTCCTTTGCGCGCAAGACCAGTCTTCATGCAAGCGGCATGCCCGAATCGGCGAGCAAGGCGCGAACGGTCTCCATGACACTGGCACTTGCCACGGCTTGCGTCCGTGCGGCCAGTGCAGTCGCAGCATCCACGCAGCGGTGGCGACGCCCGTCCAGCGGCGCCCAGCGCCGCCCGCCGTTGCCGCAGCACACAGCCAGGCTCGGCGTTTGCAGCGCGGCGGCAATATGGGCAATGCCGGTATCGTTGCAAATCACCAGTCGTGCCTGCGCCAGCAACGCCGCAAAGGCACCCAGTCCGAGCTTTCCGGCCAGGCTCAATGCCGGCGCCCTCATATGCTGCCGGACCGCTGCCGCAAGCGCGACTTCCTGGGTCGAACCGACCAGCACCACTTGCAGCCCTGCCGCATGCAGGCGGTCTGCCACTTCGGCGAAATGCGCGGCCGGCCAGCGCTGCGCCGGCAGACGCGCGCCGGGATGAATGCAGACATACGAGCCGGCCGCCGGCAGCGCCGGATGACTGGCTCGCAGCGCCTGCCAATCCGCCTCGGTCAGGGGAAATTCCAGCTCAAGCCCGGCGCTCGGCACAGTGAGAAATTCCATCAATTGCACCAGGCGCAGGATGTCATGCTGATTCTCATCCCAGGGCATGAAATGCAGGGGATCGGGGCAATAGTCGCCTTGCCGGTAATAGCCGGCGTTCCTGGCAGCGCCGAAGGTCCGGATCAGGGGATTGGTCAAGGCGCCGCTGCCATGCATCTGCAGCACGCAGTCGAAGCGCTGCTGTTGCATGGCAGCGATAAATCCGGGGATACGTTCAAGCGCCACCGACTGCCCGGGCAAACCTGGAAAGCCGGGGAAATCGACATGCGCATCGACATACCTGGAAAACCGCCGGGCAAAGCTGGCGGCCCATGGCAGGCCGATCAAGGTAACATGGGCCATCGGCAGCACCGTCCGCAAGGCGCGCAGCGCCGGCACCGCGCACAGCATTTCCCCAAGGTGCATGGCGCGAAACACCGCTATTTTCGGACGCGCCGACACGGTGCCGGCATCCAGCAGACGGAAAGAAGGGCACGCAACACTCATGCAAGACTCCCATGACTTGCCGAATCGTCGTTGCCGCGACAAGCGACAGCATGAGCTATCTTAGCCATACGCCATTTGCGCATGCTCGAATGCCGCAAACTGCCGTCGTCTACCAACGCAGGCGTCGATCAATGCGCGCTGCGCGCAATGACATGGTAACTATGATTGGCATTAACTACAGGAGATGGTAAAAAATTCCTGCCCTGTCGGTAATCAACCGGTTTGTCCGGCGGCAGCAATGACTTCGCGGCTCATACGCCTGTTGTGCGCATGAATTGACTGACCGATCAGTGCTGCCACAAAATTGAAAGCATTGGTCCAGACGAAAACCCAGTTTTCAACCAGGTAGCTGTACAGCACGAAGCCCAGCGAGGCCAGCATCTGGCCGATGAAAAACCAATTGGAAACACCGGCGCAACTCTTGCTGCGCCATTGCGCATAAACTTGGGAAGAAATCGTCAGCGCCAGGATCATTGCGCTGCTCCAGCCTGCCAATTCCGTCATTCCGCGCAATCCCTTCTGCCTGCAACATAGCAATAAGCTTGCATCATCCGCCCTGGATGTCCAGGCGTCGGACAGTACCCGGTGCGGCTGCCATCCTGAAGCTGACATCCAGTACGCCGTCATGCATGCTGGCCTGCGCCGAATCCGGATCCACCCCTGCAGGCAAGGTAATCACCCGGTAAAAATGGCCGTAATTGCACTCGGCACGATGACGCGCCGTCTGCTGCCCGCCGGCGCCAGCGCGCCGCTCGCCTTCGATGATCAACTGGTCGCGAAGGATTTCTATTTGCACATCCTGTTTGCTTACCCCCGGCAAATCGGTGCGAATATGCATCTGGCCGGCATGCTGCTCGATATCCACCGGCGGCGTCCATGCCTGGCGCCGATGCAGCGGCGCCTCTCCTGCCGCTTGGCTCTGGCCGGCATTCCGCGGGAGCGCATTTTCGGCGTCTGCATCGACTGTGCGTCCCTGCGTAACCGACGCCTGGCGATGGAGGTCGTCAGAATTGGCGCCACGCGAACGTACTTTGCTTTCGACCATTTTTTTAAAGCGCGCCAGATCGCCCTCATCCTGAGGTGGGAAGCCATCTTCGCTTGCCGTCTGATCCAGCGGCGCTTCCTCGGCTTCCATGGACAGGAATATGCGGGTTTTGTCGGGATCCAGCGCTTCCAGCACAACCCTGCCTTCGCTTCTGGGGCCGCTGGTATTACGCCAGGCAATGCAGTGTTCAGGAATTTGTTCAGTGATTTCCGCATCCCACTCCATTTCCTTGCCATTTTTTTCTGCTCGCCAATGCAGATGCGCATCATCGAGCTGGTGCACTGAATGAACGCCTTTCATAAAGCGGGGGAATTCTTCGAACTGGCTTAGCTCCCTATAAACGATGCTTACCGGCACATTCACTTCAATTAATCGTTCGACCTTGACCATCACCTGCCCCTCTCATGCGGATTCATGGTTCGCCAGTCACGCTTGCTGGCGACAGCCAGCGTCGCCGCGCAAAAGTTAGACTGAAAAGTTCCTCAATCGTTTTACTTTGCGGCTGCGGCATGCCGATCCTGTCTTGAATCGCGGTTCTAGCCATGATTCGCGTTACGGTATCCGGAACATGTCAAACAGAACGGATGAAGCCTGGAACTGGAATGGCAATTGCGTCTCCAATACTTAAAGTGCGTGGCAAAACGACTGTTTTTGCATGGGGATTTCATAAATGGCGAAAATTATTGCCTTTCCCAGTAATCCGCGTTGTGTACATCAGGGTGGCAAACAAGCGAAGATAAATACCATCCTGTATGCCGGCCGCCTGGCGGCCGATGCACCGTCAGGGGTGATCCATACTGCACAAATACAACCGATCTGGAAGTCACGTACGCGCGGTATCCAGATGTCGGTGATATTGCCGGCCCGGGATCGACCTGAACTGCTGAACCGTTGCCTGGCAGCGTTGACGCGGCAAACCCTGTCGCCTCGCCAGTATGAAATCATCGTGGTCGACAGTGTTCCCAGTCGTGCCAGCCGCGAAGTGGTGGAAAGCTATCTGAACCCGCCTGGAAATGGTCCCTGCATCATTTATCTGCCGGCAGGCGGCCAGGATGGTGCGGCCGCAGCGCGCAATCATGGATGGCAGCTCGCCCGTGGCGCCTTGATCGCTTTTACCGAGGAAGATACCATTCCCTGCGCCGACTGGCTGGCGCAGGGAATGCTGGCCTTCAATGGCATCGCGCAGGCAGTGTGCGGGCAGATCCTGACCCCGCTGCCTGGCCTGCCGACGGATCATGAGCGCACCGTAAAAACTCTGGAGCAAGCGGAATTCGCCAGCATCAATTGCTTTTGCCTCAGGCAGGTTCTGCAAGATATGGGCGGCTTTGACGAACGCTTCGGCACCGCCGGGCGCGAAGATTCGGATCTGTATTTTCGACTGCTGCAAGCAAATGCCGTTATCTGCCATGCGCCGCTGGCGGTGGTCGAACATCCGGTCGCTGCGGCACCCTGGGGCACCAGCCTGCTGCAACAGCAACGCATGCAGTTCGACGCTTTGCTCTATAAAAAGCATCCGCTCCTGTATCGTGAAAAAATCAGTCCGGCCATACCATGGCACTACCATGCCATCGTCATGGTGCTGCTATGCCTGGTCGCCGCGCTGGTCTTCCACGAAACGTCGGCAGCGCTGCTTGCCCTCGCCTGCTGGATACTGCTCAGTGCAAGTCTGTGCCTGCAGCGCCTGCGCGGCACGGAAAAAACTGCTTCAAACGTCAGCGAGATCCTGCTGACCTCGCTTCTGCTGCCGCCGCTCGCAATCTTCTGGCGCCTGGTCGGGGCGTTGCGCTTTCGTGTCGGCTTCATATGAAATTATTTCATACCGATTAACGAATATCGAGCCGCACCGCCTGTTCGGCATGCGCTCCGGGCACTTCAATGCCTGCTTTCAATGCAGCCGCGATGGCTTTTTTATCCGGCACGGGCGGCGGCGGCTCCGGATACTGCAAGAAGGCCGGTGGCAAGGCGGCTGCGCAATCGATCACCACCGCCGGTGGATTCTTGCGGATCGCCAGCGAAAACAGCGCGGTCGTCACATGTTCGCGCTGTGCGCTCTGCATCAGGTCCAGGATCAACTTGCGTCCGCGTTCTGCCGCTCGCTGCAATCCGGCGTGGCGCGCCGCCAAGTCTTCCATCGTGCGCACCACCCCGCTATCGGCAGCTTCCAGGTTACGCACCATCTTCGCCAGGTTTTCAAGATGCTCGTCGAGCGGCCCGGCTTCACTTTCCAGCGTATCGCTGATGACTTGTGCATCCTCGTGCTGCTCGGCGAGGTACTCCGCCAAACGGCGGTATTGCGCCGCCAGCTCAAACGCCTCGAACACCGGGTTCATGCATGTGCTCCATAAATTGCATCTTCCGCCGCCTCGAGTGCCGCCTTGCGCTCATCCTTGATACGTGACAGGTCGGCGATTGCAGCGGCATCCGGAATCGCATTGGCCGCGCGATATGCCGCAGCGAACACGTGATACAGCTCATCGAGGTCGCGCGCCCTGCAGATGGACTCGGCCAAGGCCGCCTTCTGCTCGCCGCTCATGAGCATCGGTGCGCCCATCGGCTCTTCTTCGCTACCGCTCTCCAGCCAGGCCAGCAGGCGGCGGCCGATCTCGGCATCGGGCTTGATGATCTGGCCATCGAACAGACGCGTCCGGTCCTTGCCGACATAGGCCATGTGCTGCGCATCGAGCTCCATGAAAATCGTGAACTCATAATCGATGCCGTCGCGCATGATCGGCGCCAGTCCGATCTTGCGCACCACCTGTTTGCCGGTGCGCTCATCCTTTTCCTGCACATATTCAGTCTTGGCACGCATTGTGGCAATGATATGGCAGCGGCTTTGCAGCAGGGACTCGACCAGCGCATTGTGTTCCGGGGTGACCTGCCGCCAGGCCTGCCACGAGTTTCCGGAGCGATCGGCGATCTTGCCCTGGCGGTCAAGGGATCCGCCTTCCCCACTCCACGCATGCGTCAGACTGTCGATGATGATCGTGTTTGCCCCCGCCTGTTCCAGGGCGTGAATTGCTTCAATATAACGCCCCGGCGTAAAGGGCGGGGCAAGGCGCAGCACGTCATAGCCCTCAGGTAACAGATCCGCATACAAGTCGCCGCTGCCATGCTCGGTATCGATCATGCCTATCCGCCCACCCAGGCCGGAAGCAATCAGCAAGGCAGAATAGGTTTTTCCGCTGCCGGCGGGACCTGACATTCCCAAACGCAGTTTGGCGCGGCGTTTGGTTGCACGGTGAATTTCGAATTCGCTCATGATCAGATAATTCCTTTCGATTTCCGCGTGTTCAATTTGCTGAAGACAACCGATTTGCGCAAACCACTGCAAACCGCCATCCCCGAAATCCTGGTAGTTCTCCATGATTTTCATTGATGGCTTGGTGCAAGCCAGAGAAGCTTACGCAATGAGTCGCTTGCGCAGAACAATATTGAAAAATTGATTTTATTCAGGAAAACTCTTGAGGCGCATTTGCAATACGACCTGCCATGCCGGCAATGTTAACGCCCTATAAGGTAGTAATTGTTTGACATAAGAAGAAGACAATCGTTCCAGCTGCACGGCCTCCAGCAAGACCTGCTCGCGCTGGACGGGATCGGTGCCCAAAGAGGGCGACCAGCATACTTTTTCCTGCCTGCAGCGCGCTATCAACACCGCATGGGTGTAGGAATCATGAAAAATGCGTTGCGCTACCGCATGCTCACCATTTTGCAGCAAGGGCAAGACCTTGCTCCAGGCTTGCGCCATTTCACGAGTCCAGACCACCGAGGCGGCTTCAGTAACCGGCAACATTTTCCAGGCGACCTCCGCGCTCGGGCGACCGTCGTCGATCCTCACCAGGATTTCGCCAATGCTTAAGCGCCCCCGCAATTCAGCGCGACAGCATGCCAGCGCGTCGAGTACGGCGGCCCGCGGCAGTGATGCAAGATCGTCCGCCAGCTGCAAGGCAGCGGCGGTGGAAAGCGGATGGCCGCCCAGCTCCGCGGTGGCTGAAACTGCCTCGATGAGCTCGCGCTCAGGAGCAGAAGCCGGCTGCCGCGCTGCGGGTCGCCCAAGTGTGGAAATGCGTCGCATAGCAATTCACCCTCATGAAGTGAGCAACGCCATGATCAAATCTGATTGCGGCACAGCCATGGCAACTAAAGCCGCTCGTGGCACCGACGCGGTGATCGGCATCTGCCTGCCGCGCGGTTTCTCTACCACCTCAATTAACTACCTTTTTGGTTGTTAATTATCAACATAAAAGATCGGTGTCCGGTTAAAATGGCAAGGCCTCAAAGATTGGAAAATTGACTTAAGCGATGCGCCACAGTTTGCCAAAGCCGGTCACATCCTGATTGCAACGAAGGTTGTCAGATGCTCCTGGATAGCGCCCAGATTCGACACAGAAATTTTATGAAATTGTTTCATGATTTCATAAACAGGCATGCGGATACGCCAAGACACGGCATGCTGAAATTGTTTGCCCAGCACTTGCAATTGTCGGAGCGCTACCTCAGTCATATCAAATGCAATCGCAAGAATATTGGCGCAAATCTGGCCCGTATCATCGAGGAACGTCTTCACTTGCCGCATGGCTGGATGGACCGTGAACACGATCTCCAGACCATGCCCCTGAATGACCGGGAAAAAATTTTTGTCGCCACTGCCCTGGCCTTTTTTCGGGCACAGC
This window harbors:
- a CDS encoding Hsp20 family protein, with the protein product MVKVERLIEVNVPVSIVYRELSQFEEFPRFMKGVHSVHQLDDAHLHWRAEKNGKEMEWDAEITEQIPEHCIAWRNTSGPRSEGRVVLEALDPDKTRIFLSMEAEEAPLDQTASEDGFPPQDEGDLARFKKMVESKVRSRGANSDDLHRQASVTQGRTVDADAENALPRNAGQSQAAGEAPLHRRQAWTPPVDIEQHAGQMHIRTDLPGVSKQDVQIEILRDQLIIEGERRAGAGGQQTARHRAECNYGHFYRVITLPAGVDPDSAQASMHDGVLDVSFRMAAAPGTVRRLDIQGG
- a CDS encoding DUF883 family protein; its protein translation is MNPEYSSSSPTTSSDVNAAYLGSGMDEMSQEELGKESRSTASGSKRTGESLRTELGNLKSDLDTLIGRATNLSDTELRQEYARLMTKFSSLRAAAKGVAEQAGQQLNRGMDATSGYVREKPLQSVAVATGVGMMLGMLFHRR
- a CDS encoding siphovirus Gp157 family protein, giving the protein MNPVFEAFELAAQYRRLAEYLAEQHEDAQVISDTLESEAGPLDEHLENLAKMVRNLEAADSGVVRTMEDLAARHAGLQRAAERGRKLILDLMQSAQREHVTTALFSLAIRKNPPAVVIDCAAALPPAFLQYPEPPPPVPDKKAIAAALKAGIEVPGAHAEQAVRLDIR
- a CDS encoding phosphoribosyltransferase — encoded protein: MLPFPDRLQAGQLLSRQLEKYAGRRDVIVLALPRGGVPVGYAIAASLESPLDVFLVGKLGVPGHEDMALGAVSSRGVCVLRPETIAMMDIPPDVIEATARRELREIQRRERAYRAIRPQLELKDRVVIVADDGLVTGATMLAAVRALRHEHPAQIIVAIPVGTGDSIAELRLEADAVICQEVPEWMSSIEQWYTDSAPLDDVQVMDYLQKAAQWRIPDDVGMPPPLSVSPASNASNVPMRDAP
- a CDS encoding glycosyltransferase family 9 protein; its protein translation is MSVACPSFRLLDAGTVSARPKIAVFRAMHLGEMLCAVPALRALRTVLPMAHVTLIGLPWAASFARRFSRYVDAHVDFPGFPGLPGQSVALERIPGFIAAMQQQRFDCVLQMHGSGALTNPLIRTFGAARNAGYYRQGDYCPDPLHFMPWDENQHDILRLVQLMEFLTVPSAGLELEFPLTEADWQALRASHPALPAAGSYVCIHPGARLPAQRWPAAHFAEVADRLHAAGLQVVLVGSTQEVALAAAVRQHMRAPALSLAGKLGLGAFAALLAQARLVICNDTGIAHIAAALQTPSLAVCCGNGGRRWAPLDGRRHRCVDAATALAARTQAVASASVMETVRALLADSGMPLA
- a CDS encoding glycosyltransferase family 2 protein, whose protein sequence is MAKIIAFPSNPRCVHQGGKQAKINTILYAGRLAADAPSGVIHTAQIQPIWKSRTRGIQMSVILPARDRPELLNRCLAALTRQTLSPRQYEIIVVDSVPSRASREVVESYLNPPGNGPCIIYLPAGGQDGAAAARNHGWQLARGALIAFTEEDTIPCADWLAQGMLAFNGIAQAVCGQILTPLPGLPTDHERTVKTLEQAEFASINCFCLRQVLQDMGGFDERFGTAGREDSDLYFRLLQANAVICHAPLAVVEHPVAAAPWGTSLLQQQRMQFDALLYKKHPLLYREKISPAIPWHYHAIVMVLLCLVAALVFHETSAALLALACWILLSASLCLQRLRGTEKTASNVSEILLTSLLLPPLAIFWRLVGALRFRVGFI
- a CDS encoding phage holin family protein, yielding MLNTLRKSRKLYAIALDRLHDYKELLRIELQLQGRGVGVQIAAYMLAGLMAVLAVTFIGIAIIVTAWDTPYRSAAAWLVAALYALLAGICMVFVRKYHAESALTTLKSELQRDYKVLKESL
- a CDS encoding ATP-binding protein, coding for MSEFEIHRATKRRAKLRLGMSGPAGSGKTYSALLIASGLGGRIGMIDTEHGSGDLYADLLPEGYDVLRLAPPFTPGRYIEAIHALEQAGANTIIIDSLTHAWSGEGGSLDRQGKIADRSGNSWQAWRQVTPEHNALVESLLQSRCHIIATMRAKTEYVQEKDERTGKQVVRKIGLAPIMRDGIDYEFTIFMELDAQHMAYVGKDRTRLFDGQIIKPDAEIGRRLLAWLESGSEEEPMGAPMLMSGEQKAALAESICRARDLDELYHVFAAAYRAANAIPDAAAIADLSRIKDERKAALEAAEDAIYGAHA
- a CDS encoding DUF1269 domain-containing protein; amino-acid sequence: MSELISVAYPDAYKAADVLNAMRRLQSEYLIDLEDAAYITKDQEGRIRLHQSVNIPVIGAVSGTFWGALIGMIFLNPLLGAAIGAGSGALTGAIADYGINDDFMKGLAAELRPDSSALFILARRYTPDKVIAELAQFGGTVLRTSLSKEAEVQLQHALDGEGLPPADAFPATTAAAPSNAQSTPP